The Streptomyces taklimakanensis nucleotide sequence GCGCCGTCGCCTCGATCGGATCGCCCAGCGTGGTGCCCGTGCCGTGCGCCTCGACCGCGTCGATGTCCGCCGGGCCGAGCCCGGCGTCGGCCAGCGCCTCACGGATCACCCGTTCCTGGGAGGGGCCGTTGGGTGCCGTCAGGCCGTTGCTGGCGCCGTCCTGGTTGACGGCCGAGCCGCGCACCACCGCCAGAACCCGGTGGCCTCGCCGCCGGGCGTCGGACAGCCGTTCCAGCACGAGTACGCCGACGCCCTCGGACCAGCCGGTGCCGTCGGCGGACGCCGAGAACGACTTGCAGCGGCCGTCCGCGGCCAGTCCGCGCTGCCGCGAGAACTCCACGAACGTCGTCGGCTGAGCCATCACCGTCACCCCGCCCGCCAGGGCCAGATCGCACTCGCCGCCGCGCAGCGCGTTCGCCGCCAGGTGCAGTGCGACCAGGGAGGAGGAACAGGCCGTGTCCACGGTGATGGCCGGGCCCTGCAGGCCGTAGTTGTACGCCACCCGGCCCGACAGCACGCTGGAGAGGTTCCCGGCGAGCAGGAAGCCCTCGAACTCGCCCGCCGCCGCGGACACCCGCGCCGCGTAGTCGTCGTACATGGCGCCCGCGAACACGCCCGTGGAGCTGCCCCGCAGTTCGGCCGGGTCGATCCCGGCGCTCTCGAACGCCTCCCACACGGTCTCCAGCAGCAGCCGCTGCTGCGGATCGGTTGCCGTCGCCTCACGCGGCGACATCCCGAAGAACGCGGCGTCGAAGAGGTCGGCGTCGTGCAGGAAACCGCCGTGCCGGGTGTAGCTGGTGCCGGTGCGCTCCGGGTCGGGGTCGTACAGGGCCGCCAGGTCCCAGCCGCGGTTCACGGGGAACTCGCTCACCGCGTCCACCCCATCGGCGACCAGCCGCCACAACTCCTCCGGGGAGGCGACCCCGCCGGGGTAGCGGCAGGCCATGCCGACGATCGCGATCGGCTCGCCGTCCGCCGGCCGGGCGCGGACGGGCGCGACCGGCGCGGGCCGCTCCTCGGCCGTCACCAGGGTCAGCAGGTACTCGGCGACGGCGCGTGGCGCCGGGTGGTCGAAGACGAGCGTGGCGGGCAGCCGCAGCCCGGTGGCCCGGCCCAGCTCGTTGCGCAGTTCCACCGAGGCCATCGAGTCGAATCCGATGTCCTTGAACGCCCGTTCGGGGACGACGGCCCCCGCCCCGCTGTGCCCGAGAACGGCGGCGACCTTGGCGCGCACCAGGTCGAGCACGACCTCGGCCCGCTCTTCGGCGGGCAGCGTCGCCGTCTGCCGAACCCAGTCGGATCCGTCGGCGCCGCCGGTACGGTGTGCCGCGGTGCGCCGGGCCGTGCGGCCCGGCAGCAGGTCGCGCAGCAGCGGGTGCGCGGGGCCCGTCTCGGGAGGCCGTACCGTGACCGGGGCGAGCAGCGGGTCGCCGACCGTCAGCGCCGAGTCGAACAGGGCGAGGCCCTCTTCGGCGGTGAGCGGCGGCAGACCGGCCCGCCTCCAGCGGGCGCGTTCGGCGTCGGTGAGGGCGGCGCCCATGCCGCTGCCGGTGTCCCACAGGCCCCACGCCAGCGAGACCGCCGGCAGCCCCAGGGCGTGGCGGTGGCAGGCCAGGGCGTCCAGGCAGGTGTTGGCCGCGGCGTAGTTGCCCTGACCGGCGGTGCCGAGCAGTCCGGACACCGAGGAGAACAGGACGAAGGCCGCCAGGTCCGCCCCGGCGGTCAGCTCGTGCAGGTGCCAGGCCGCGTCCGCCTTGGGGCCGAGGACGGTGCCCAGCCGCTCAGGGGTGAGGGACAGTACGGTGGCGTCGTCGAGGACTCCGGCGGCGTGCACGACAGCGGTCAGCGGGTGCGTGTCCGGGACGGAGTCGAGCAGTACGGCGAGGGAGTCGCGGTCGGCGACGTCCACCGTGGCGAGCCGCACCTCGGCGCCCAGTTCGCCCAGTTCGCGGGCGAGGTCGGCGGCGCCCGGTGCGTCCGCTCCGCGTCGGCCGGCCAACAGCAGATGTCGTACGCCGTGGCGGGTCACCAGGTGGCGGGCGAACAGGGCGCCGAGCCCGCCTGTGCCACCGGTGACAAGGACGGTGCCGTCGGGGTCGAGCCGCGGCGGCGCGGCGTCGGGCAGCGGGCGGACGGGAGCGAGCCGCGGGACCAACGCCGTACCGGCGCGTACGGCGGTCTCGGGCTCCCCGCCGGCCAACGCCGCCCGCAGCGCGGCCCCACTCGACCCGTCTTCGTCGGCGGGGTCGACGTCGATGAGCAGCAGCCGGTCCGGGTGCTCGGAGCGCACCGCGCGGACCAGGCCCCAGACGGCCGCGGCGGCCGCATCGACGATGTCCTCGGCGGGCAACGCCGCGACGGCACCCCGGGTGACGACCGCAAGCCGGGAGTTCGCGAACCGCTCGTCCGCCAGGAACACCTGGAGACCGGCCAGCACCCGGGCGGCCGTCGCATGCCGGTCGCCCGGGACCCCGGCCGCCCGCAGGACGACCACCTCCGCCGGTTCCGCCCGCGCGAGGTCCTCACCGGCCTCCGTCCACGCGGGCGGCGGCCCGGCCGGCCCGTCGGCGGCGGGCTTCCAGTCGAGCCGGTACAGGGACCCGGCCGCGACGGACGTCGTGAGGCGGTCCTGCGCCACCGGGCGCAGGGTCAGCGACTCGATGTCGGCGACGGGCGCCCCGGCCGGATCGGTCAGCGACACGCTCACCGTGTCGGCACCCAGGCGGCTGATCCGGGCCCGCAGCGCGGTGGCGCCGCTCGCGTGCACGGTCACGCCGGACCAGGCGAAGGGCAGCCGGATGGCGCCGTCGTCATCCGGCGGTGCCGCGGCCAGCACGAGCGGGTGGAGCACGGCGTCCAGCAGGGCGGGGTGCACCCCGAACCGGCCGGCCGCCTCGTGCAGTTCCTCCGGCAGCCGTACCTCGGCGTACACGTCCGCGCCGTCGTCCCGTACGGACACGAGGTTGCGGAACGCGGGCCCGTAGCCGTAGCCGAGCGCGTCGAGGCGGGCGTAGACGTCGTCCACCGGCTGCGGGGTGCCGGACGCGGGGTCGGCGACCGGGCGGTCGGCGGGAGCCTGGGCGCCGAGTGTGCCGGAGGCGTGCCGGGTCCAGGCCCGTACGGGCGTGTCGTCGCCGTCCGGTGCGGAGTGTACGGTGAACGCCCGCCGGCCCGAGGCGTCCGGCGCCTTCACGCCGACCTGGATCCGTACCGCCCCGGTCGCGGGCAGCGGCAGCGGCGACTCCAGGGCCAGGTCCTCCACGTGCGGGACACCGACCCGGTCGCCGGCGGCGAAGGCCAGTTCCAGGAACGCGGTGGCGGGCAGCAGCACGGTGCCTGCGATGACGTGGTCGGCCAGCCACGGCTGGGCGGCCACCGAGACACGGCTGGTCAGTACGGCCTCCTCGCGTTCGGCGAGGTCCACGACCGCGGAGAGCAGCGGATGGCCGGCCGTGTCGAGGCCGAACCCACGCGCTCCGGCGGCGGACTGCGACGCCAGCCAGAAGGTGCGGCGGTGGAAGGCGTAGGTGGGCAGGTCGACCGGCGTGCCGCCGGGGAAGAACGTCGTCGCGTCCAGCGGCGCCCCGGCCGTGTGGGCGCGGGCGATGCCCTCGGCGACGCTCTCCGCCTCCGGGCGGCCGGCCCGCATCAGCGGTACGGCGGTGAACGCGTCGTCGTCGGCGGCGGCGCGCGCGAGTGGCGCCAGGACGGCGTCGGGGCCGACTTCGACGGCCACGGTGACGCCCTGTCGCCGCAGCTCGCGCGCGGCGTCCAGCCAGCGCACGGTCGCACGGATCTGACCGGTCCAGTAGTCCGGGGAGGTCAACTCGTCGGTGGTGGCGAGCCGGCCGGTGACGGTGGAGACGACGGGCAGGACCGGCGGGTGGTAGGTCAGCTCGGCGGTGACCGCCCGGAACTCGTCCAGGACGCCGTCCATGTGCGGCGAGTGGAAGGCGTGGCTCACCGTCAGCCGTGTCGTCCTGCGGCCACGCTCCCGCCACGCCGCGGCCACCTCCTCGGTGGCCTCGGCGTCTCCCGAGATCACCACGGAACGCGGACCGTTGACCGCGGCGACGGCCGGCTCCGACCGGTCGACGAGGTCGGCGAGGATCTCCTCCTCCGTGGCCTGCACGGCGATCATGGCACCACCGGGCGGAGCGGCTTGCATCAGCCGGCCCCGGGCGGCGACCAGTGTGGCGGCGTCGGCGAGGGAGAGCACACCGGCCGCATGGGCCGCGGTCACCTCGCCGATGGAATGACCGGCCAGCAGGTGAGGCGTCATCCCGTGGTGGCGCAGCAGGCGGAACAGCGCGGTCTCCACGGCGAACAGCGCGGGCTGGGTGTAACGGGTGTCGTCCAGCAGGGCGGTGACCTCGCTGTCCGCTGTGGCGGACAGCACCTCGCTCAGCGGCACCGGCAGCAGCCCCTCGAACGCGGCGCACACCTCGTCCAGGGCGGCGGCGAACACCGGGTGCGCCGCGTGCAGCGCACGGCCCATGCCGATGCGCTGGGCGCCCTGCCCGGTGAACAGGAACGCCGTGCGGCCCGCACCCGCCGCGCTGCCCGTGATCAGGCCCGGGTGGTCCGGGGCATCCCCGTCGGCGAGTGTGGACAGCGCGGCGAGCCGCTCGGGCAGGCCCGTGCCGAGCAGTACGGCCCGCTGCTCGAATGCCGTGCGGGTGGCGGCCAGGGACCAGCCGACGGCCGTGTCGTCGGCGTCGGGCCCCAGGTGCCGCCGCAGCCGGTCCGCCTGGGCGCTGAGCGCGGTGGTGTCACGGGCGGAGAGGACCCACGGGGTCGGGAAGGAGGCGCCGGTCGGCGCCTCCCCGGCCGTGCGGGTGCCCTTGGGGCTCCCGGCGTCCTCGCCGTCCGTCCGGTGGCCGTCTGTGTCCTGCGGGTCGTGCGGGTCGTGCGCGCCCTGCCCGCCGTCCTCCAGGACGACGTGGGCGTTGGTGCCGCTGATGCCGAAGGAGGAGACGGCGGCGCGGCGCGGCCGGCCGGTCGCGGGCCACTGCCTGGCCTCGGTCAGCAGGGCGACGGTCCCGGCCGACCAGTCCACGCGCGGGGTCGGCTCGTTCACGTGCAGCGTGCGCGGCAGCACGCCGTGCCGCATGGCCTCCACCATTTTGATCACACCGCCCACCCCGGCGGCGGCCTGGGCGTGACCGATGTTGGACTTCAGCGAACCGAGCCAGACGGGTTCGAGCCCGCCGCGGTCGCTGCCGTAGGTGGCGATGAGCGCCTCGGCCTCGATCGGGTCGCCGAGCGTGGTGCCGGTGCCGTGGGCCTCCACCACGTCGATGTCCGCCGGGCCCAGGCCGGCGTCGGCCAGGGCCCGGCGGACCACCCGTTGCTGGGCGAGGCCGCTCGGGGCGGTCAGCCCGTTGCTGGCGCCGTCCTGGTTGACGGCCGACCCCCGGACGACCGCCAGGACCCGGTGGCCGTTGCGGCGGGCGTCGGAGAGCCGCTCCACGAGCAGCATGCCGACGCCCTCACCCCAGCCGGTGCCGTCGGCGGACGCGGAGAAGGACTTGCAGCGGCCGTCCGCGGCCAGCCCACGCTGCCGGGAGAACTCCACGAACATGCCGGGGGACGACATCACCGCGGCGCCGCCCGCGAGCGCCAGGTTCGTCTCCCCGGACCGCAGCGACCGGATCGCCAGGTGCAGTGCGACCAACGAGGAGGAACAGGCCGTGTCCGCGGTCACCGCCGGCCCGAGCAGACCGAGCTGGTAGGCGATCCGGCCCGACATCACGCTCGCCGTGCTGCCGGTCAGTACATGCCCCTGCACGCTCTCGGGCGCGTCCTGCATCCGGGGCCCGTACTCCAGGGAGGTCGCGCCCACGAAGACGCCGGTGCGGGTGCCGCGCAGCTCCTCGGGGAGCAGCCCGGCCCGCTCCACGGCCTCCCAGGAGGTCTCCAGGAGCAGCCGCTGCTGTGGATCCATGGCGAGCGCCTCGCGCGGCGAGATGCCGAAGAAGTCGGCGTCGAACTCGCCGGCCCCGGCGAGGAACCCGCCGTGCCGGACCGCGCTCTTGCCCGGCCGGCCCGGATCGGGGTCGTACAGATCGTCGTCCCAGCCCCGGTCCCGCGGGAAGGGGCCGACGGCGTCGACGCCCTCGGACACCATCTGCCACAGGTCCTCGGGCGAGGCCACGCCGCCGGGGTAGCGACACGCCATGCCGATGATGGCGATCGGCTCGTCACCGTACGCGTCCGCGGCGGCGTCCGGTACGTCGTCGGTGGCGCCGAGCAGCTCCGCCTCGACGAACGCGGCCAGCCGGTGAGGGGTGGGGTGGTCGAAGACCAGCCCGGTGGGCAGCCGCAGGCCGGTCGCGTCGGCGAGAGCCGTGCCCAGCTCCGTCGTCATCAGGGAGGTGAAGCCCAGCTCCTGGAAAGTCGTGTGCCGGTCGACCGGCTCGTCGCCCGTGTACCGGAGCACCGTGGTGACGTGCTCGGCGACCAGGTCGGCCACGGCCCGGCGGCGGTCGGCCTCGGACATCGCCCGCAGCCGCTCGGCGAACTCGCCGCCGTGGGCCGCCGCGGGTGCCGCCTCGTCGGCCGCGCCCCGGACGGGCACCCTCCCGGGACGCTGCGCGCCGGCCCCGGCAGGCCCGTCCGGCGTCCGGTGGGCGGTGCGCGGCTCGTCGTCGACGTCGTCCAGCCAGTGTCGGGTCCGCTGGAAGGCGTACGTCGGCAGGGCGATACGGCGTCCGCCCGTCCCGTGCAGGAAGCCGGTCCAGTCGACCGGTGCGCCGTGGACGTGTGCGGTGGCCAGCGCGGTGACGAACGCGGTCGGTTCCGGGCGGTCCCGGCGCAGCAGCGGCACCGCGGCCAGTTCCTCGACCGACTGTCCGGACAGCGGGGCCAACACCGCGTCGGGGCCGACCTCGACCAGTGTGGCCACGCCCTGGGCGTGCAGCGTGCGCACGGCGTCGGAGAAGCGGACCGTGCCGCGCAGTTGGGCGGCCCAGTAGTCGGCGGTGCGCAGGTCGTCACCACCGGCCACGGCGCCGGTCAGCGTCGACACCACGGGGATGCGCGGTGTGTGGTAAGTGAGGGCGGACGCGGCTCGGCGGAAGTCGTCCAGGACGCCGTCCATGTGCGGCGAGTGGAAGGCATGGCTGACCGTCAGCCGTCGTACCCGTCGTCCCCGGTCGCTCAGCAGCGCCGCCACCTCGGCGGCATCCTCGGCGTCCCCTGCGATCACGGCGGCCTGCGGCGCGTTGACCGCGGCAAGGGACAGCCCCGGCCGCCCAGCGAGCAGCTCGGTCACCTCGGCCTCGTCCGCCGCGACCGCGATCATCGCCCCGCCGCCGGGCGCGGCCTGCATCAGTCGTGCCCGGGCCGCGACCAGCGCGGCGGCGTCCGGCAGGTCCAGCACCCCGGCGACGTGCGCGGCGGCGAGTTCGCCGATGGAATGCCCGGCCACGAGGTCGGGCCGCAGCCCGAACGACTCGGCCAGCCGGTACAGCGCGACCTCCACGGCGAACAGGGCCGACTGGGTGTTGACCGTGTCGTCGAGGCCCCGGCCGGTGCGGACGACCTCGGCCGGGGAGACGGGCAGATGTGCCGCGAGGGCATCCGCCACCTCGTCGAACGCCGCTGCGTACGCCGGGAACGCGGCGTGCAACTCCCCGCCCATGCCGATGCGCTGGGCGCCCTGGCCGGTGAACACGAAACCGACTGCGCCCGGGCGGGCCGTCCCCGTCACCACCGCCGGGTGCGTCCGGCCCGCGGCCAGGGCCCGCGTGGCGTCGAGCAGAGCACGCGCGTCCGGCGCGAGGACGACGGCACGGTGCCGCAGCGCGGCGCGCGTGGTGGCCAGTGACCAGGCCACGTCCGCCGGCGCGGGTTCAGCATCGGCGACGAACGCGTGCAGCCGCGCCGCCTGCGCCCGCAGCGCACCGCGATCGGCCCCGGAGACCAGCCAGGGCAGACCGCCGGAGCCGCTCGGGCCGACCTCGCCGGCACGGCCGGGCGCTGCGGCGTCGCCGGACTCGCAGGCAGGAGAGATGCCTTCGGCACCGGTGGGCGCGGCGGCCGTGTTCGAGGGCCCGCCGCCGTCGACGCGGGCGCCTGCCCCGTCCGCGCCGCGCACCGGTTCCCCGGTCCGCTCGCCGCCCTCGGGTGACTGGGCCAACACCACGTGGCAGTTGGTGCCACCCATGCCGAAGGAACTGACGCCCGCCACCAGCGGACGGTCGGGACGCGGCCAGGCGCCGGTGCGGGTCCGTACGGTCAGGCCCAACTCCTCCAGTGGGATGGCCGGGTGGGGCGTGTCGAAGTTCAGGCTCGGCGGCAGCAGCCGGTGGTGGATGCTCAGCAGCGTCTTGATGAGCCCGGCGATGCCCGCCGCGCCTTCCAGATGACCGATGTTGGTTTTCACGGAGCCGACGTGCAGCGCGGTGTCCGGGGCGCGTCCCGTCCCGAACTCCCTCCCGAGCGCAGCCGCCTCGATCGGATCCCCGACGGGTGTGCCGGTGCCGTGCAGCTCCACGTACTGCACTTCGTCCGCGGCCACCGCGGCTCGGGTGCGGGCGGCCCGCAGCACCTGGCGCTGGGCCTCCTCGCTGGGCACCGTCAGGCCGGGTGTGGCGCCGTCGTTGTTGACGGCGCTACCGAGGACGACACCGTAGACGCGATCCCCGTCCGCCACCGCTCTGCTCAGCGGCTTGAGCACGACCACGCCGGCTCCCTCGCCGGGTACGAACCCGTTGGCGCGCGCGTCGAAGACGTAGCTGACGCCATCGGGGGAGAGGGCACCGAACCGCTCCTCCGTCAGGGTGTGCTCGGCGAGCAGGTTGAGGTTGACCCCGGCGGCCAACGCGGCGGTGGCCTCCCCGCTGCGCAGGCTCTCGCAGGCCAGGTGTACCGCGACCAGCGACGAGGACTGCGCGGCGTCCACCGTGAGGCTCGGGCCGCGCAGGCCCAGGTGGTAGGAGACCCGGTTGGCGATGACGCCGCGGTTGACGCCGGTCATGGTGTGCTGGGTGACCGCCTCGGCGCCCCGCTGGTAGAGGAGGCTCGTGTAGTCGTCGCGCAGGGTGCCGACGAACACGGCGGTACGGCTGTCCCGCAGCGCGGTGGGGACGATGCCGGCGTCCTCCAGCGCCTCCCAGGCCAGTTCGAGGACGAGGCGCTGCTGCGGGTCCATGGTCGCCGCCTCCCGCGGCGACACTCCGAAGAAGCCCGCGTCGAAGGCGTCCACGGCGTCCAGGAAACCGCCGCGTCGCACGGCGGCCCGTGCGGGCGGGGGGAACCGGTCGGCGGGCACCTCCCCGATGGCACTGGAGCCGTCCGTCAGCAACGACCAGAAGGCCGACGGAGTGTCGGCGCCCGGCAGCCGGCAGGCCAGACCCACCACGGCGATCGGCTCGGTACGGTCGTGGCCTGGCGTGCCGCTCGCCGGAGCTTGCTCACTCGTCATGACGTTCCGCTGCCCTTTCGTCGCTGAATTCGGTTTCTCCACCCGGCGGCCGTTGCCCGTTTTCCGGCCGGCCGTGCTCGCGGGGGCCGTACTCCCGGCAGCTGTGCTTCCGACGGACGTTTTGCGAGAGTCGTTCTCTGACAGCCGTTTCCGGGGCGGCCCGCTCGGTTCAGGAAGGAACGGCGAGCCGTTCCGACGCCTGCTCCCGAACGATCTGGCACACATCGGTCAGGGCCCGGTCCAGGAGGCCGATCTCCTCGTCGGTGAGCAGGAGGGAGGGTTCGAACCGCAGGGTGTGTACCGCGCTGGCGGTCGGGAAGGTGCGGATGCCGTGAGCGTGCAGCAGGTGGCCGGCGATGACGTAGCCGAACAAGCCGGAGCGCGCCGCTTCGGCGAGCCGCGCGTCCCGCGCCCGGGACTGGTCGTGGAACTCGAACCCTTGCATCAGGCCCCGGCCGCGCACCTCCTTGACGACGTCGGGGAACGCCGCACCGATCCGTTGCAGCATCGCGGCGAGGGCCTCCCCGCGCTCCGTCGCCTGCCGGTAGGCCCGGCCGTCCTCCGCCTCAAGCAGCTCCAGCACCTTCAGGGCGATGTGGCAGGAGAAGCTGTCCTTGGCGAACGTGGAGCTGTGCACCAGCTCGAACTCCGGCCGGTAGCGGGTCTCGCGCACGAGCATCACGGCGGCCTTGGCGATCCCGCCGCCCAGCGCCTTGGCGAGGGCGTAATAGTCGCCGCGCAGCCCCAGCGCGGAGCTGGCCAGCAGGGCGCCGGTGCGGCCCATGCCGCTCTGCACCTCGTCGACCACGACCGGGCAGTCCGTGTCGCGGCCGAACTGCTGGATGTCCTCGGCGAACTTCCGCGACAGCGGCCGGATGCCGCCCTCGCCCTGGATCGGTTCGAGCAGGAACGCGCAGTACGTGGGGTGGTCGTGCTCGGCCACCTCGACCCGGCCGGCCCGCTGCCGGATCTCGTAGAGGGTGCCGCGCTCCTGCTCCATGACCTCCTTGAGCACGTCGGGACGGTCCATGGGCACGAACCGCGTCCGCAGGCCGAGCGCGGCGAACGGCGCCCGGTAGCCCTCGTTGTGGGTGAGCTGGACGCTGCCGATCAGCTTGCCGTGGAAACCGCCTTCCAGGGCGAGCAGCACCGGTGCCCGCCCGGCGACCGCGGTGTTGCGCCGCTCGGCCTCGGCGATCAGCAGCGCGACGCCGTCCTCGTCACGGGCCGGACGCGTCACCCCCAGCCGCTCGTAGACGGGTGCGGGCACCGTCGCCGCACCGGAGAGCACCGCCGTCCGCGCCTCCTCGGCACGGGCGGCGATGGTGTCCAGAATGCTCGAAAGACGCAGACCCCGGTCCAGCTCGGCGTGTTTGACGGCCGCTTCGACGGCCTCCGCGCCGCTGTTGGCGAACGTCGCGTAGTAGGGCTCGGAGACACCGAGTTCGCGGTGGATGATCCGGTTCAGCTCGGTGGCCAGCTCGTTGGCGTACGGGTGGGAGGAGAACTGGGCGTGCACGGGCGAACGGGCGTCGAGTAGTTCCCGGGCCCGGGCGACGATC carries:
- a CDS encoding type I polyketide synthase, which codes for MTSEQAPASGTPGHDRTEPIAVVGLACRLPGADTPSAFWSLLTDGSSAIGEVPADRFPPPARAAVRRGGFLDAVDAFDAGFFGVSPREAATMDPQQRLVLELAWEALEDAGIVPTALRDSRTAVFVGTLRDDYTSLLYQRGAEAVTQHTMTGVNRGVIANRVSYHLGLRGPSLTVDAAQSSSLVAVHLACESLRSGEATAALAAGVNLNLLAEHTLTEERFGALSPDGVSYVFDARANGFVPGEGAGVVVLKPLSRAVADGDRVYGVVLGSAVNNDGATPGLTVPSEEAQRQVLRAARTRAAVAADEVQYVELHGTGTPVGDPIEAAALGREFGTGRAPDTALHVGSVKTNIGHLEGAAGIAGLIKTLLSIHHRLLPPSLNFDTPHPAIPLEELGLTVRTRTGAWPRPDRPLVAGVSSFGMGGTNCHVVLAQSPEGGERTGEPVRGADGAGARVDGGGPSNTAAAPTGAEGISPACESGDAAAPGRAGEVGPSGSGGLPWLVSGADRGALRAQAARLHAFVADAEPAPADVAWSLATTRAALRHRAVVLAPDARALLDATRALAAGRTHPAVVTGTARPGAVGFVFTGQGAQRIGMGGELHAAFPAYAAAFDEVADALAAHLPVSPAEVVRTGRGLDDTVNTQSALFAVEVALYRLAESFGLRPDLVAGHSIGELAAAHVAGVLDLPDAAALVAARARLMQAAPGGGAMIAVAADEAEVTELLAGRPGLSLAAVNAPQAAVIAGDAEDAAEVAALLSDRGRRVRRLTVSHAFHSPHMDGVLDDFRRAASALTYHTPRIPVVSTLTGAVAGGDDLRTADYWAAQLRGTVRFSDAVRTLHAQGVATLVEVGPDAVLAPLSGQSVEELAAVPLLRRDRPEPTAFVTALATAHVHGAPVDWTGFLHGTGGRRIALPTYAFQRTRHWLDDVDDEPRTAHRTPDGPAGAGAQRPGRVPVRGAADEAAPAAAHGGEFAERLRAMSEADRRRAVADLVAEHVTTVLRYTGDEPVDRHTTFQELGFTSLMTTELGTALADATGLRLPTGLVFDHPTPHRLAAFVEAELLGATDDVPDAAADAYGDEPIAIIGMACRYPGGVASPEDLWQMVSEGVDAVGPFPRDRGWDDDLYDPDPGRPGKSAVRHGGFLAGAGEFDADFFGISPREALAMDPQQRLLLETSWEAVERAGLLPEELRGTRTGVFVGATSLEYGPRMQDAPESVQGHVLTGSTASVMSGRIAYQLGLLGPAVTADTACSSSLVALHLAIRSLRSGETNLALAGGAAVMSSPGMFVEFSRQRGLAADGRCKSFSASADGTGWGEGVGMLLVERLSDARRNGHRVLAVVRGSAVNQDGASNGLTAPSGLAQQRVVRRALADAGLGPADIDVVEAHGTGTTLGDPIEAEALIATYGSDRGGLEPVWLGSLKSNIGHAQAAAGVGGVIKMVEAMRHGVLPRTLHVNEPTPRVDWSAGTVALLTEARQWPATGRPRRAAVSSFGISGTNAHVVLEDGGQGAHDPHDPQDTDGHRTDGEDAGSPKGTRTAGEAPTGASFPTPWVLSARDTTALSAQADRLRRHLGPDADDTAVGWSLAATRTAFEQRAVLLGTGLPERLAALSTLADGDAPDHPGLITGSAAGAGRTAFLFTGQGAQRIGMGRALHAAHPVFAAALDEVCAAFEGLLPVPLSEVLSATADSEVTALLDDTRYTQPALFAVETALFRLLRHHGMTPHLLAGHSIGEVTAAHAAGVLSLADAATLVAARGRLMQAAPPGGAMIAVQATEEEILADLVDRSEPAVAAVNGPRSVVISGDAEATEEVAAAWRERGRRTTRLTVSHAFHSPHMDGVLDEFRAVTAELTYHPPVLPVVSTVTGRLATTDELTSPDYWTGQIRATVRWLDAARELRRQGVTVAVEVGPDAVLAPLARAAADDDAFTAVPLMRAGRPEAESVAEGIARAHTAGAPLDATTFFPGGTPVDLPTYAFHRRTFWLASQSAAGARGFGLDTAGHPLLSAVVDLAEREEAVLTSRVSVAAQPWLADHVIAGTVLLPATAFLELAFAAGDRVGVPHVEDLALESPLPLPATGAVRIQVGVKAPDASGRRAFTVHSAPDGDDTPVRAWTRHASGTLGAQAPADRPVADPASGTPQPVDDVYARLDALGYGYGPAFRNLVSVRDDGADVYAEVRLPEELHEAAGRFGVHPALLDAVLHPLVLAAAPPDDDGAIRLPFAWSGVTVHASGATALRARISRLGADTVSVSLTDPAGAPVADIESLTLRPVAQDRLTTSVAAGSLYRLDWKPAADGPAGPPPAWTEAGEDLARAEPAEVVVLRAAGVPGDRHATAARVLAGLQVFLADERFANSRLAVVTRGAVAALPAEDIVDAAAAAVWGLVRAVRSEHPDRLLLIDVDPADEDGSSGAALRAALAGGEPETAVRAGTALVPRLAPVRPLPDAAPPRLDPDGTVLVTGGTGGLGALFARHLVTRHGVRHLLLAGRRGADAPGAADLARELGELGAEVRLATVDVADRDSLAVLLDSVPDTHPLTAVVHAAGVLDDATVLSLTPERLGTVLGPKADAAWHLHELTAGADLAAFVLFSSVSGLLGTAGQGNYAAANTCLDALACHRHALGLPAVSLAWGLWDTGSGMGAALTDAERARWRRAGLPPLTAEEGLALFDSALTVGDPLLAPVTVRPPETGPAHPLLRDLLPGRTARRTAAHRTGGADGSDWVRQTATLPAEERAEVVLDLVRAKVAAVLGHSGAGAVVPERAFKDIGFDSMASVELRNELGRATGLRLPATLVFDHPAPRAVAEYLLTLVTAEERPAPVAPVRARPADGEPIAIVGMACRYPGGVASPEELWRLVADGVDAVSEFPVNRGWDLAALYDPDPERTGTSYTRHGGFLHDADLFDAAFFGMSPREATATDPQQRLLLETVWEAFESAGIDPAELRGSSTGVFAGAMYDDYAARVSAAAGEFEGFLLAGNLSSVLSGRVAYNYGLQGPAITVDTACSSSLVALHLAANALRGGECDLALAGGVTVMAQPTTFVEFSRQRGLAADGRCKSFSASADGTGWSEGVGVLVLERLSDARRRGHRVLAVVRGSAVNQDGASNGLTAPNGPSQERVIREALADAGLGPADIDAVEAHGTGTTLGDPIEATALLNTYGQERPADGRPLWLGSLKSNIGHAQAAAGVGGVIKMIKAMEHGVLPGSLHLEEPTPHVDWTSGAVELLAGPRAWPGEGGPRRAGVSSFGISGTNAHVIIEQPPAPAPEARTGTGSSSGAVPWVLSARDEDALRAQAARLHAHLNGRPDVEAADVARTLASGRSVMEHGAVVVGGARDDLLDGLDALAQGRPSPRVLRGRAVPPGRTAFLFTGQGSQRPGMGRELYASSPVFARALDEVCDHLDGALEQPLKDVLFATEGSAQAALLDRTDFTQAALFALEVALFRWFEHHGVTPDVVLGHSVGEVAAAHVSGVLDLADAAVLVAARGRLMRAARAGGAMVAVEAGEDEVLRALQARDEDAGTVAVAAVNGPRAVVVSGDAEAVDELVAQWDRQGVRTRRLTVSHAFHSPHMDDVLDAFRAVAKGLTFRPPTIPVVSDTTGDLATDEHLTSPDYWAQHIRRTVRFHDGVRSLRAQGVAHFVELGPDGVLTALTRTALTEEPGVLAPALRRGRPEPETAVAALALLRLQGAAPDWSALLPGARRVELPGYAFQRRRHWLDVPAATAGDAAGLGLGAVDHPLLGASVGRAGRDEALFTGVLSLRTHPWLADHAVAGSVLLPATALLELATRAAGQVGCGRVAELNLAAPLVVPEHGGVQIQVFVGAPDPDGERPLEIHARRGDETWTRHADGTLASGAVAAEGLLVWPPAGATEIALDGAYEALAAHGYAYGPAFRGLRRLWRAGADVFAEVALPEPVREQAARYELHPALLDAALHPLLPGVVQGSAPARLPFAWSDVTVHATGASTLRVRLSLPDDEAGDTTTARLTVADGSGLPVAQVGALALRPLSAEAVRAAGAGHAGLLPLSWSPHPAPDGPVDTAGWTALGAFPAASLSSCADLEAAAGTRPTTLLWEPPATDGATVPERARAHLEAALALLRAFLGDNRFADTRLVVITRGATAVEPGEKVDDLERAGLWGLLRVAQTEHPGRVAVVDVGAGECAEADLHAAVAAAEPQIAMRGGRLLVPRLTQAAGEEPAGAAPRWDDGTVLVTGATGALGGVLARHLVTAHGARRLLLLSRRGEGAPGAAALRAELEGLGAEVTFAACDAADRAALAGVLAAVPAEAPVRAVVHTAGVLDDTVVTDLTPERLHHVLRPKIDAAWNLHELTRDLPLSAFVLYSSVAGLIGNAGQGNYAAANTFLDALAQHRHARGLPAASLAWGLWADTSALSAGLGETDRRRLARIGLRPLSSEEGTTLFDLALAGGRPVVALTGLDLDALRRQGERAAPVLHGLAPRPARRTPPTGGTAGTASSPVAQLAALGRTEREAALLELVRGQVAGVLGHADATTVGAELPFQDIGFDSLSAVELRNQLGQAVGLRLPTTLVFDHPSPLALARHLAELVEQEAGTPGDAVLAELHRVGSAIGALPAGDAARERITDRLRDLLSQVASYSTAPEASGQDDPDDLEDATDEELFALVDGLE